The Coffea arabica cultivar ET-39 chromosome 4e, Coffea Arabica ET-39 HiFi, whole genome shotgun sequence genome includes a window with the following:
- the LOC113741950 gene encoding protein NRT1/ PTR FAMILY 4.6-like isoform X3, translating to MEERHYSDKWEGYVDWRNRPALRGKHGGMVAASFVLVVEILENLTYLANASNLVLYLSKFMHYSPSNSANMVTNFMGTAFLLALLGGFLSDAFFTTYCIYLISATIEFLGLLMLTVQAHIPSLTPSACTPINRNTSCQQVDAGKAAILFAGLYLVALGVGGIKGSLPPHGAEQFDEDTTRGRKQRSTFFNYYVFCLSCGGLIAVTFMVWIEDNKGWHWGFGISTGIILVTIPIFLLGSSTYRIKIPTGSPITTIFKVLAGAVCTCCTSTTSRNAIMSTSTTSTYTTETGLEEKNGKNGAETHTTSEDLRFLNRAAIGRPFHQLLQCTIKEVEELSTFSVQQAATMDTRIGSFTVPPASLPVFPVIFIMILAPIYNHIIIPLARKATGTEMGITHLQRIGTGLVFSIVAMAVAALVEMKRKKVAMQSGMINSTEPLPITFLWVALQYMFLGSADLFSLAGMMDFFFTEAPFSMKSLATALSWTSLAIGYYFSSVLVSIVNKVTSTFRHTPWLYGSNLNHYHLERFYWLMCILSGLNFLHYLFWASRYKYQSTWPGDQEEIQIRVNSSELQLSHS from the exons ATG GAGGAAAGACACTATTCAGACAAATGGGAAGGCTATGTAGATTGGCGAAACAGACCAGCCCTGAGAGGCAAGCATGGTGGCATGGTTGCTGCATCCTTTGTCTTAG TTGTCGAGATACTGGAGAATCTCACATACCTGGCAAATGCAAGCAACCTGGTGCTTTACTTGTCAAAATTCATGCATTACTCTCCATCTAATTCAGCGAACATGGTAACTAACTTCATGGGCACTGCATTTCTCCTTGCTCTTCTTGGAGGCTTTTTATCTGATGCCTTCTTCACCACCTATTGCATCTATCTCATAAGCGCAACAATTGAGTTCCTG GGCCTGCTAATGCTCACAGTGCAAGCTCACATACCTTCACTGACACCATCCGCTTGCACACCAATTAACAGAAACACTTCATGCCAGCAAGTTGATGCTGGGAAAGCAGCAATATTGTTTGCAGGCCTCTATCTGGTTGCCTTGGGTGTTGGAGGAATTAAAGGTTCCCTTCCTCCACATGGAGCTGAGCAGTTTGATGAGGATACCACACGTGGAAGGAAGCAGAGGTCGACATTCTTCAATTACTACGTCTTCTGCCTGTCCTGTGGTGGACTAATTGCAGTAACATTTATGGTGTGGATTGAAGACAATAAAGGTTGGCACTGGGGCTTTGGTATCTCAACTGGTATAATACTTGTTACAATTCCAATCTTCCTACTTGGTTCTTCTACTTACAGGATCAAAATTCCAACTGGAAGCCCTATTACAACCATTTTCAAG GTTTTGGCTGGAGCTGTTTGTACGTGTTGcacttcaacaacttccagGAATGCAATCATGAGCACGAGCACAACCTCAACCTACACAACTGAAACCGGCCTGGAAGAGAAAAATGGCAAAAATGGAGCAGAGACTCACACAACATCAGAAGACCTGAGGTTCCTAAATAGAGCGGCAATTGGAAGGCCTTTCCATCAACTGCTACAATGCACCATCAAAGAAGTAGAAGAA CTGTCTACCTTTTCAGTCCAACAAGCAGCAACCATGGACACTAGGATTGGCTCGTTCACAGTTCCACCGGCTTCCCTTCCAGTTTTCCCAGTAATTTTCATCATGATACTTGCACCAATCTACAATCACATCATTATCCCACTTGCTAGGAAGGCTACCGGGACAGAAATGGGAATCACACATTTACAGCGAATTGGAACTGGCTTAGTTTTCTCAATTGTGGCCATGGCTGTTGCAGCATTAGTGGAAATGAAGCGAAAGAAGGTGGCAATGCAATCCGGCATGATAAATTCAACAGAACCTCTTCCAATCACATTCCTTTGGGTGGCATTGCAATATATGTTTTTAGGATCAGCTGATCTTTTCAGCTTGGCTggcatgatggatttctttttCACAGAGGCCCCATTTAGCATGAAGTCATTAGCAACAGCTCTCTCCTGGACCTCACTGGCCATAGGTTATTATTTCAGCTCGGTACTTGTATCAATTGTCAACAAAGTTACAAGCACCTTTAGGCACACGCCATGGCTTTATGGAAGTAACTTGAACCATTATCACCTTGAACGATTTTACTGGTTGATGTGCATATTAAGTGGGTTAAATTTTCTGCATTATCTCTTTTGGGCCAGCCGTTACAAGTATCAGTCAACTTGGCCTGGAGATCAAGAGGAGATTCAAATAAGAGTTAACTCATCTGAACTGCAATTATCCCACTCATGA
- the LOC113741950 gene encoding protein NRT1/ PTR FAMILY 4.6-like isoform X2, giving the protein MEERHYSDKWEGYVDWRNRPALRGKHGGMVAASFVLVVEILENLTYLANASNLVLYLSKFMHYSPSNSANMVTNFMGTAFLLALLGGFLSDAFFTTYCIYLISATIEFLGLLMLTVQAHIPSLTPSACTPINRNTSCQQVDAGKAAILFAGLYLVALGVGGIKGSLPPHGAEQFDEDTTRGRKQRSTFFNYYVFCLSCGGLIAVTFMVWIEDNKGWHWGFGISTGIILVTIPIFLLGSSTYRIKIPTGSPITTIFKVLAGAVCTCCTSTTSRNAIMSTSTTSTYTTETGLEEKNGKNGAETHTTSEDLRFLNRAAIGRPFHQLLQCTIKEVEEVRIVFKILPIFASTMMLNCCLAQLSTFSVQQAATMDTRIGSFTVPPASLPVFPVIFIMILAPIYNHIIIPLARKATGTEMGITHLQRIGTGLVFSIVAMAVAALVEMKRKKVAMQSGMINSTEPLPITFLWVALQYMFLGSADLFSLAGMMDFFFTEAPFSMKSLATALSWTSLAIGYYFSSVLVSIVNKVTSTFRHTPWLYGSNLNHYHLERFYWLMCILSGLNFLHYLFWASRYKYQSTWPGDQEEIQIRVNSSELQLSHS; this is encoded by the exons ATG GAGGAAAGACACTATTCAGACAAATGGGAAGGCTATGTAGATTGGCGAAACAGACCAGCCCTGAGAGGCAAGCATGGTGGCATGGTTGCTGCATCCTTTGTCTTAG TTGTCGAGATACTGGAGAATCTCACATACCTGGCAAATGCAAGCAACCTGGTGCTTTACTTGTCAAAATTCATGCATTACTCTCCATCTAATTCAGCGAACATGGTAACTAACTTCATGGGCACTGCATTTCTCCTTGCTCTTCTTGGAGGCTTTTTATCTGATGCCTTCTTCACCACCTATTGCATCTATCTCATAAGCGCAACAATTGAGTTCCTG GGCCTGCTAATGCTCACAGTGCAAGCTCACATACCTTCACTGACACCATCCGCTTGCACACCAATTAACAGAAACACTTCATGCCAGCAAGTTGATGCTGGGAAAGCAGCAATATTGTTTGCAGGCCTCTATCTGGTTGCCTTGGGTGTTGGAGGAATTAAAGGTTCCCTTCCTCCACATGGAGCTGAGCAGTTTGATGAGGATACCACACGTGGAAGGAAGCAGAGGTCGACATTCTTCAATTACTACGTCTTCTGCCTGTCCTGTGGTGGACTAATTGCAGTAACATTTATGGTGTGGATTGAAGACAATAAAGGTTGGCACTGGGGCTTTGGTATCTCAACTGGTATAATACTTGTTACAATTCCAATCTTCCTACTTGGTTCTTCTACTTACAGGATCAAAATTCCAACTGGAAGCCCTATTACAACCATTTTCAAG GTTTTGGCTGGAGCTGTTTGTACGTGTTGcacttcaacaacttccagGAATGCAATCATGAGCACGAGCACAACCTCAACCTACACAACTGAAACCGGCCTGGAAGAGAAAAATGGCAAAAATGGAGCAGAGACTCACACAACATCAGAAGACCTGAGGTTCCTAAATAGAGCGGCAATTGGAAGGCCTTTCCATCAACTGCTACAATGCACCATCAAAGAAGTAGAAGAAGTGAGGATTGTCTTTAAGATTTTGCCGATTTTTGCATCCACCATGATGCTGAACTGCTGTCTTGCTCAGCTGTCTACCTTTTCAGTCCAACAAGCAGCAACCATGGACACTAGGATTGGCTCGTTCACAGTTCCACCGGCTTCCCTTCCAGTTTTCCCAGTAATTTTCATCATGATACTTGCACCAATCTACAATCACATCATTATCCCACTTGCTAGGAAGGCTACCGGGACAGAAATGGGAATCACACATTTACAGCGAATTGGAACTGGCTTAGTTTTCTCAATTGTGGCCATGGCTGTTGCAGCATTAGTGGAAATGAAGCGAAAGAAGGTGGCAATGCAATCCGGCATGATAAATTCAACAGAACCTCTTCCAATCACATTCCTTTGGGTGGCATTGCAATATATGTTTTTAGGATCAGCTGATCTTTTCAGCTTGGCTggcatgatggatttctttttCACAGAGGCCCCATTTAGCATGAAGTCATTAGCAACAGCTCTCTCCTGGACCTCACTGGCCATAGGTTATTATTTCAGCTCGGTACTTGTATCAATTGTCAACAAAGTTACAAGCACCTTTAGGCACACGCCATGGCTTTATGGAAGTAACTTGAACCATTATCACCTTGAACGATTTTACTGGTTGATGTGCATATTAAGTGGGTTAAATTTTCTGCATTATCTCTTTTGGGCCAGCCGTTACAAGTATCAGTCAACTTGGCCTGGAGATCAAGAGGAGATTCAAATAAGAGTTAACTCATCTGAACTGCAATTATCCCACTCATGA
- the LOC113741950 gene encoding protein NRT1/ PTR FAMILY 4.6-like isoform X1, producing the protein MQEERHYSDKWEGYVDWRNRPALRGKHGGMVAASFVLVVEILENLTYLANASNLVLYLSKFMHYSPSNSANMVTNFMGTAFLLALLGGFLSDAFFTTYCIYLISATIEFLGLLMLTVQAHIPSLTPSACTPINRNTSCQQVDAGKAAILFAGLYLVALGVGGIKGSLPPHGAEQFDEDTTRGRKQRSTFFNYYVFCLSCGGLIAVTFMVWIEDNKGWHWGFGISTGIILVTIPIFLLGSSTYRIKIPTGSPITTIFKVLAGAVCTCCTSTTSRNAIMSTSTTSTYTTETGLEEKNGKNGAETHTTSEDLRFLNRAAIGRPFHQLLQCTIKEVEEVRIVFKILPIFASTMMLNCCLAQLSTFSVQQAATMDTRIGSFTVPPASLPVFPVIFIMILAPIYNHIIIPLARKATGTEMGITHLQRIGTGLVFSIVAMAVAALVEMKRKKVAMQSGMINSTEPLPITFLWVALQYMFLGSADLFSLAGMMDFFFTEAPFSMKSLATALSWTSLAIGYYFSSVLVSIVNKVTSTFRHTPWLYGSNLNHYHLERFYWLMCILSGLNFLHYLFWASRYKYQSTWPGDQEEIQIRVNSSELQLSHS; encoded by the exons ATGCAGGAGGAAAGACACTATTCAGACAAATGGGAAGGCTATGTAGATTGGCGAAACAGACCAGCCCTGAGAGGCAAGCATGGTGGCATGGTTGCTGCATCCTTTGTCTTAG TTGTCGAGATACTGGAGAATCTCACATACCTGGCAAATGCAAGCAACCTGGTGCTTTACTTGTCAAAATTCATGCATTACTCTCCATCTAATTCAGCGAACATGGTAACTAACTTCATGGGCACTGCATTTCTCCTTGCTCTTCTTGGAGGCTTTTTATCTGATGCCTTCTTCACCACCTATTGCATCTATCTCATAAGCGCAACAATTGAGTTCCTG GGCCTGCTAATGCTCACAGTGCAAGCTCACATACCTTCACTGACACCATCCGCTTGCACACCAATTAACAGAAACACTTCATGCCAGCAAGTTGATGCTGGGAAAGCAGCAATATTGTTTGCAGGCCTCTATCTGGTTGCCTTGGGTGTTGGAGGAATTAAAGGTTCCCTTCCTCCACATGGAGCTGAGCAGTTTGATGAGGATACCACACGTGGAAGGAAGCAGAGGTCGACATTCTTCAATTACTACGTCTTCTGCCTGTCCTGTGGTGGACTAATTGCAGTAACATTTATGGTGTGGATTGAAGACAATAAAGGTTGGCACTGGGGCTTTGGTATCTCAACTGGTATAATACTTGTTACAATTCCAATCTTCCTACTTGGTTCTTCTACTTACAGGATCAAAATTCCAACTGGAAGCCCTATTACAACCATTTTCAAG GTTTTGGCTGGAGCTGTTTGTACGTGTTGcacttcaacaacttccagGAATGCAATCATGAGCACGAGCACAACCTCAACCTACACAACTGAAACCGGCCTGGAAGAGAAAAATGGCAAAAATGGAGCAGAGACTCACACAACATCAGAAGACCTGAGGTTCCTAAATAGAGCGGCAATTGGAAGGCCTTTCCATCAACTGCTACAATGCACCATCAAAGAAGTAGAAGAAGTGAGGATTGTCTTTAAGATTTTGCCGATTTTTGCATCCACCATGATGCTGAACTGCTGTCTTGCTCAGCTGTCTACCTTTTCAGTCCAACAAGCAGCAACCATGGACACTAGGATTGGCTCGTTCACAGTTCCACCGGCTTCCCTTCCAGTTTTCCCAGTAATTTTCATCATGATACTTGCACCAATCTACAATCACATCATTATCCCACTTGCTAGGAAGGCTACCGGGACAGAAATGGGAATCACACATTTACAGCGAATTGGAACTGGCTTAGTTTTCTCAATTGTGGCCATGGCTGTTGCAGCATTAGTGGAAATGAAGCGAAAGAAGGTGGCAATGCAATCCGGCATGATAAATTCAACAGAACCTCTTCCAATCACATTCCTTTGGGTGGCATTGCAATATATGTTTTTAGGATCAGCTGATCTTTTCAGCTTGGCTggcatgatggatttctttttCACAGAGGCCCCATTTAGCATGAAGTCATTAGCAACAGCTCTCTCCTGGACCTCACTGGCCATAGGTTATTATTTCAGCTCGGTACTTGTATCAATTGTCAACAAAGTTACAAGCACCTTTAGGCACACGCCATGGCTTTATGGAAGTAACTTGAACCATTATCACCTTGAACGATTTTACTGGTTGATGTGCATATTAAGTGGGTTAAATTTTCTGCATTATCTCTTTTGGGCCAGCCGTTACAAGTATCAGTCAACTTGGCCTGGAGATCAAGAGGAGATTCAAATAAGAGTTAACTCATCTGAACTGCAATTATCCCACTCATGA